From a region of the Rhipicephalus microplus isolate Deutch F79 chromosome X, USDA_Rmic, whole genome shotgun sequence genome:
- the LOC119161188 gene encoding uncharacterized protein LOC119161188 yields the protein MAFNKMVIVLAAFLATLICVSYALEGVEERQGGGLGGRGSYGGGSNYGSGGSGRHSGSGFGGGSNHGGSLGGRGGGLGGSHHGGSHGGSHGGLGGSSHGSFAGRDGYGSGSSLGGSGSRGGLGNLGGGSRGGLGGSGGGSRGGSRGGRY from the exons ATGGCTTTCAACAAAATG GTGATCGTCTTGGCCGCTTTCCTGGCCACCTTAATCTGCGTGAGCTATGCGCTCGAAGGCGTCGAAGAGCGTCAGGGTGGTGGACTAGGAGGGCGTGGTAGCTACGGCGGCGGAAGCAACTATGGCAGCGGTGGCAGCGGTCGTCACAGTGGCAGCGGCTTTGGCGGCGGTAGTAACCACGGAGGGAGCCTGGGTGGCCGTGGAGGAGGTCTCGGCGGAAGCCACCACGGAGGAAGCCATGGAGGCAGCCACGGCGGCCTGGGTGGTAGTAGCCATGGCAGCTTTGCTGGACGCGATGGTTACGGTAGTGGTAGTAGCCTTGGCGGCAGTGGCAGCCGTGGTGGCCTCGGCAACCTTGGCGGAGGTAGCCGAGGTGGCCTCGGTGGCTCTGGCGGAGGTAGCCGAGGTGGTAGTCGGGGCGGACGCTACTGA
- the LOC119162025 gene encoding uncharacterized protein LOC119162025, producing MKVALFTLSTIAAMAVATASSIETVQSQPPIPEAGSEITSATPDSGFVPGIEAESGSETTSTERPSGTDSGFDFVADIAKGFGLSQFNGFDTNPGGLAQGGALGLNHALGGGGLGGLGHGAGLENFYGSLLGSGNPAFAQAAPFLGLGGGGKGSRGYSSVKTYNYKFDSNDPSNGAKQA from the exons ATGAAG GTGGCTCTATTCACGCTAAGTACCATTGCCGCCATGGCAGTGGCCACAGCTTCAAGCATTGAAACTGTCCAAAGCCAGCCTCCGATTCCAGAGGCTGGGTCCGAAATTACGTCCGCGACCCCTGACTCTGGCTTTGTGCCCGGAATCGAAGCTGAAAGTGGCTCCGAAACCACGAGCACCGAAAGGCCAagtggcactgatagcggctTTGATTTTGTTGCGGATATCGCCAAAGGCTTCGGATTGAGCCAGTTCAACGGCTTCGACACCAATCCTGGCGGCCTCGCACAAGGAGGAGCACTTGGTCTCAATCACGCACTCGGAGGAGGTGGCTTGGGAGGGCTCGGTCACGGCGCTGGTCTTGAAAACTTCTACGGGTCTCTCCTGGGATCTGGAAACCCTGCGTTTGCGCAAGCAGCCCCATTTCTGGGCttgggaggaggaggaaaaggaagCCGTGGTTACAGCAGCGTTAAGACATACAACTACAAATTTGATTCCAATGACCCCTCCAACGGAGCTAAACAAGCCTAA